A region of Haliotis asinina isolate JCU_RB_2024 chromosome 7, JCU_Hal_asi_v2, whole genome shotgun sequence DNA encodes the following proteins:
- the LOC137291760 gene encoding putative hydroxypyruvate isomerase, which yields MLPAKNTLGFAVIALRTLHRSTSSMPLKLAANVSLMFKETPYLADRYQVAKDAGFKYVECTFPYDVPVDEMGAARKGAGLEQVLINGYPGDLANGDLGIAALPSRKQEFREKLELSIQYANALECKRIHVMAGKRGQVDDKVMEETYLDNLQYAADRLQKEGILAVIEPVNNRISAPDYFLYDPHKGLEYVKRLNHPNLKLQFDVFHVQIMDGNLTKNLKEMFPYIGHIQISQVPDRHEPDSPGEINYPYVFQVLENLGYDGYIGLEYNPKGDTLTGLEGLRKLGLL from the exons ATGCTGCCTGCGAAGAATACGTTGGGCTTTGCCGTGATTGCATTAAGAACGTTGCATCGATCGACAAGCAGTATGCCGCTGAAACTTGCAGCCAATGTTTCTCTTATGTTTAAGGAAACGCCATATTTAGCTGACAGGTATCAGGTTGCAAAAGATGCTGGCTTCAAGTATGTGGAGTGCACGTTCCCGTATGACGTTCCAGTAGATGAGATGGGGGCCGCCAGGAAAGGGGCGGGGCTTGAGCAAGTGCTTATCAATGGATACCCTG GTGACTTAGCAAATGGTGACCTTGGCATTGCTGCTCTTCCAAGCAGAAAACAGGAATTCAGGGAAAAGTTGGAATTATCAATACAATATGCAAATGCTTTGGAGTGTAAAAG GATCCACGTGATGGCTGGCAAGAGGGGTCAAGTAGATGATAAGGTCATGGAGGAGACCTACCTTGATAATCTCCAATACGCAGCAGACAGACTCCAGAAA GAGGGAATCCTAGCCGTGATTGAGCCAGTCAACAACCGAATCTCTGCACCGGACTACTTCCTGTATGATCCTCACAAAG GGCTGGAATATGTCAAGCGACTGAACCACCCCAACTTAAAACTTCAGTTT GATGTGTTCCATGTACAGATCATGGATGGTAATCTCACCAAGAACTTGAAGGAAATGTTCCCCTACATAG GTCATATTCAGATCTCCCAAGTGCCGGACCGCCATGAGCCAGACAGTCCAGGCGAGATTAATTACCCCTATGTCTTCCAAGTGCTGGAGAATCTAGGATATGATGGCTACATAGGCTTGGAGTACAACCCAAAAG